The DNA segment CCATTTTTCCACACAAGAGGGATTACCGTGGTAGTATCCAGAGAAATTGAAAAGAAAGAACACTCCCAGGTTCAGCTTACGGTGAAGGTAGCTCAAGAAGAGGTCCGGAAAGAATATACGGATGTACTCAGTTACTACGCCAAAAACATTCAACTGCCGGGTTTCCGGAAAGGGAAGGCCCCCCAGGATCTTGTAGAACGAAAGCTCGGAGAAGCGGTAAAGGCAGATGCCTTCGGTAAACTTATCGAAAAGGCCCTTAAAGAAGTCCTGGATGCGGAGGATTTTCCCGCCACCGATCGTCCCCTCCCCTATTCCCAACCGACCCTGCGGGAAGTTCCCGAGTTTTCTCTGGAAAAGGACCTTTCCTTTTCTGTCACCTATGACGTGTTCCCCACCGTCACGGTGGGTTCCTACAAGGGGATCGAAGTCGAAGAACCGGTCGTCGAAATTACCGATGAAGACATTAAAACAGAACTCGAAACCCTACGGGAACGGAACGCCTTTGTCATCGATAAGGCAGAAGGATCTCCCATCGCTGCCAATGATGTGGTTACTATCAATTATGCAGAAGTAAACGAAGGGGGAGAAGTAATTCCGGGGACAGAACGGGAGGATTTTGTCTTTACCGTTGGGTCCGGTATGAACTACTATAAAATTGACGATGAAATCCTGGGGATGAAAAAAGGAGAAAGCAAGACAATCACCAAATCATACCCTGAGGATTTTGAGTTTCCCGAGCTTGCAGGAAAAACCAAGACTATTACAGTCACCATAACAGCGCTGAAAGAGAAAAAATTACCCGACCTGGACGATGAATTTGCTCAAGATGTGGATGCAAAATACACAAAACTAGAGGATCTTAAAAAAGACCTGAAACAAAAGCTGGAAAAAAACCTGGAACAGCGGAAACGGGAGCTTAAGATCCAGCAGATCCTGGACAAACTCCTGGAAGCAAGCACCATCGATCTTCCGGAATCCATGATTCGACTCGAAGAAGAAAGCCGCCTGCGCTCGGTAGCCCGGCGTCTGAACATGTCGGTGGATCAGCTCATTCAAATTTACCAAGCGAACGGGAAAAATCTCGAAGAACTCTTAAATGAATGGCGGCCTGATGTAGAACGGAATCTCAAGAAGCAACTGATCGTCGATACCCTTATAAAGAATTTGAGTATTACCGTGAGCGATGAAGAGGTAGAACAGGAAATTGCGAAACAGGCCCAGGAAATGAACATAAGCCTTGAGGAAATAAAAAAATATTACGATGATACTAATAAGGCGTATTTAAAAGAAGATCTCCAGCAGCAGAAATTGTTCGATCTTCTCCTGGGCGAGGTAAAAGTAAAAAAAGGAAAAAAGCAAAAGTACCTGGACCTTATGGGGCAGAAGTAGGTAGATTATAGATATGGAGTACATGAATAACCTGGTACCAATTGTAGTAGAGCAGACGGGAGTGGGAGAGCGTTCTTATGATATCTACTCCCGTCTTTTAAAAGACCGCATTGTGTTCCTCGATGGGGAAATCAACGATATTACAGCGGATCTTGTGGTAGCCCAGCTTCTGTTTCTTGAAGGGCAGGACCCTGAAAAAGATATCAGTTTGTATATTAATTCACCCGGCGGTTCCGTAACGGCGGGGCTTGCTATTTACGATACCATGCAATACATCAAG comes from the Treponema sp. J25 genome and includes:
- the tig gene encoding trigger factor, producing the protein MVVSREIEKKEHSQVQLTVKVAQEEVRKEYTDVLSYYAKNIQLPGFRKGKAPQDLVERKLGEAVKADAFGKLIEKALKEVLDAEDFPATDRPLPYSQPTLREVPEFSLEKDLSFSVTYDVFPTVTVGSYKGIEVEEPVVEITDEDIKTELETLRERNAFVIDKAEGSPIAANDVVTINYAEVNEGGEVIPGTEREDFVFTVGSGMNYYKIDDEILGMKKGESKTITKSYPEDFEFPELAGKTKTITVTITALKEKKLPDLDDEFAQDVDAKYTKLEDLKKDLKQKLEKNLEQRKRELKIQQILDKLLEASTIDLPESMIRLEEESRLRSVARRLNMSVDQLIQIYQANGKNLEELLNEWRPDVERNLKKQLIVDTLIKNLSITVSDEEVEQEIAKQAQEMNISLEEIKKYYDDTNKAYLKEDLQQQKLFDLLLGEVKVKKGKKQKYLDLMGQK